One stretch of Pelmatolapia mariae isolate MD_Pm_ZW linkage group LG3_W, Pm_UMD_F_2, whole genome shotgun sequence DNA includes these proteins:
- the LOC134616486 gene encoding neurogenin-1-like has product MDSLYSDIDSNSCNFFPHSEDEESRGPRCASPQPEQQQKKQRRRGRAHSDVTVQVVKKNRRLKANDRERNRMHNLNDALDALRGVLPSFPDETKLTKIETLRFAHNYIWALSETIRIADLQAGKVGEPPVLLSPCLAEAPSPGSDACSWSSSGSSSSSSPAYCASSPGSPAVPEDYSCLRQDALYGFRSFVPGIY; this is encoded by the coding sequence ATGGACTCGCTCTACTCCGACATCGACAGCAACAGCTGCAACTTCTTCCCGCACAGCGAAGACGAGGAGTCCCGCGGCCCACGCTGCGCGTCCCCGCAGCccgagcagcagcagaagaagcagcGGCGTCGCGGTCGCGCGCACAGCGACGTGACAGTGCAAGTGGTGAAGAAGAACCGGCGCCTGAAAGCCAACGACCGCGAGCGTAACCGCATGCACAACCTGAACGACGCGCTGGACGCGCTGCGCGGCGTGCTGCCCTCATTCCCGGACGAGACGAAGCTGACGAAAATCGAGACTCTGCGGTTCGCGCACAACTACATCTGGGCGCTGTCCGAGACCATCCGCATCGCGGACCTGCAGGCGGGTAAGGTCGGCGAGCCGCCCGTGCTGCTCAGCCCGTGCCTAGCCGAGGCCCCTAGCCCGGGCAGCGATGCCTGCTCCTGGAGCTCCAgcggctcctcatcctcctcctccccggCCTACTGCGCATCCAGCCCGGGCAGCCCCGCCGTCCCCGAGGACTACAGCTGCCTGCGGCAGGACGCGCTGTACGGCTTCCGCAGCTTCGTGCCGGGCATCTACTGA